ATGCGTCTCCTCATCCAGGCGTTTCTCCCGCTTCAGCTCCGCGGGCGGCCCCTGGCGCACCAGGGCGGCCAGACGGTCCAGATTCCGCAGTTGAAGCGTCTTGAGGTTCTCAACCAGGCCGCCGAAATAGGTCCCGCTGGTCCGGCGCAGATGCCGCTCGGCCAGGGACGTATTGGCGAAACGCCCTTCACGCTTCTCCGCCAGGCCCATCGTCGTCAGGGCGTCCAGGAAGAGCAGCGTGTTGCCCGGGTGGGCGCCCAGGCGGCGGGCCGCTTCGGCGGGGTCGCCCGTTTCGGCCAGAATGTCGGCGATCCCGAGCTCCAAGGCCGTCTCCAGCACGGCCAGACGCACCGGGCCGAGCAGCCAATCCTCCACGACGGCGAAACCGGACAGGTCGTTCTTCTCATCAAAACGCATGCGCATATCCTCCGTTAAAAGCTCCAGGCCACGGTGGCGCCGAAGGTTTGCGGATCGCCGTCCTCGACCATGACGTTGCCCGCGGCGTCCTGGACCTGCTTGGTGGTGTAGGCGGAGTCGAAGAGATTCTTGCTCCACACGGAAAATTCCCAGTCGCCCAAAGCGTAGCCCAGACGAAGGTTGACGGTCTCGTAAGCGCCCTGGCGCAGGGAGTTCTCGGCGTCGAAGTACTGCTCGCCCGTGCCCAGCACGTCCACCCGCCCGAAGAGGCCGCTGGAGTGATAGTAGCCGCAGCCCAGATTCCAGGTCAGCTCCGGGGCCCAGGGCAGATGCTTGCCCTTGTAGTCGTAGGGTGCGCCGCCGACCGTCGCGGTCCATTTGTCCACCTCGCTCCGGGCGTAGCCGAGGCCCCCGCTCAACTCCAGGCCCTGGAAGGGATGGGCGAGCATTTCCAACTCCACGCCCTGGATATGGGCCTCGTCGGCGTTGGCGAAGGTCCAGGCCCCCACGCCGCCGCCGGGATCCTCCTGGCGCACCTGCTTGTCCTCCACCTGGGTGTGGAAGACGGCGAGGTTGGCCGTGAGCCTCTTCTCGAACCAGGTCGTCTTCAACCCCAGTTCATAGCTGGTGGTGAATTCGGGGTCGTAGGCGAAGGAATCCTCGTTTGAGGAGGAGGTGTAGTTGTATCCTCCGGCCAGGAAGCCCCTGGACACCGTGGCGTAGGTCGTGACCGAACCAGTGATGTCGTAGGCCAGGGTGGCGCTGGGCAACAGGACCGTTTCCTCGAGATCCTTGCCATAGGCGCGCCGGATCGCCCCTGCCCTGTAACTCTGATCGCCGCTGGCCTGGGCGATCTCTCCGCGCAGGCCCAGCGTCAGTCTCAGGTCGTCGAGAATCGCGTAAGTCCCCTGTCCGAAAAGGGCATAACTCGTCTCCGTGACGGAGGTGTCCAGATACGTGTCGCCGAGTACGGGCCGGATGCGGTTGAAGTCCGAGGAGGTGTCGTCGCGCCCGGCATAAAGACCCGCGAGCCAGGTGAAGCGTTCCTTGCCTGTGGAGGCGAGACGGAATTCCTGGCTCCAGCTGTTCTGGTGCAGGTCCATGTCCGAATAGCCCACGTTGGCGGCCGTCCGGTCCAGGTCCGAGCGGAACCCGTGGTTGTAGTCCCGGAAGCTCGACACCGAGGTCAATTCGGCGTCTCCCAGGTCATAGCGCACCTTCAGGGACTGCCCCAGGGCGTTGTCATGGAAATCGCCGTCGGCGTTGGAACGCACCCTGAACCGGTCCGAGGCGGCGGCTCCCGTCTTGTAACGCAGCTTGCCGAATCCACCCTCGCTGGAGTCGGACTCCAGGGTCAGGGTCACGTCCAGCTCGCTGTTCGGAAGCCAGCGCAGCACTCCGCGGCCGGAGAGCAGGTCGCTGTTGGCGGCCCGGTCGCTGTCGGTGGTGATGTTGCGGATATGACCGTCCGTGTCGGAGCGGAGAATGCTGCCGGAAAGAAAGAGCGTGTCCTGGACCAGGGGCGTGCTGAAGCCGCCTCCGGTGCGGAGGGAATTGTATGAGCCGTATTCCGCGAAGACATCGGCCCGCGCCTCGGGGCCGGGCTGGCGCAAAACCACGTTGACCACGCCGGAATCGCTGTTGCGGCCGTAGAGCGTCCCCTGCGGCCCCCGCAGGACCTCGATCCGCTCCACATCGAAAAGCTGGAGGTTCTGCATGTAGGTCAGGGGGTGGGCCACGCCGTCCACGTACAGTCCGGCGGAATTGTACAGGGACGTGTCGATGGTGGACAGGCCGCGGATGACGATCGCCGAGCCGGAAGTGGCTTCCTTCATGTGCACGTTGGGCATGACCCGGACCGCCTCGCCCAGGTCCCAG
Above is a genomic segment from Desulfovibrio aminophilus containing:
- a CDS encoding TonB-dependent receptor, which gives rise to MRFLWLLAVLLLFPGDASAAEGQRERGGDDIPVLEEVVVTSTKREEVLQDVPASISAVSGAEVEEMNAWDLGEAVRVMPNVHMKEATSGSAIVIRGLSTIDTSLYNSAGLYVDGVAHPLTYMQNLQLFDVERIEVLRGPQGTLYGRNSDSGVVNVVLRQPGPEARADVFAEYGSYNSLRTGGGFSTPLVQDTLFLSGSILRSDTDGHIRNITTDSDRAANSDLLSGRGVLRWLPNSELDVTLTLESDSSEGGFGKLRYKTGAAASDRFRVRSNADGDFHDNALGQSLKVRYDLGDAELTSVSSFRDYNHGFRSDLDRTAANVGYSDMDLHQNSWSQEFRLASTGKERFTWLAGLYAGRDDTSSDFNRIRPVLGDTYLDTSVTETSYALFGQGTYAILDDLRLTLGLRGEIAQASGDQSYRAGAIRRAYGKDLEETVLLPSATLAYDITGSVTTYATVSRGFLAGGYNYTSSSNEDSFAYDPEFTTSYELGLKTTWFEKRLTANLAVFHTQVEDKQVRQEDPGGGVGAWTFANADEAHIQGVELEMLAHPFQGLELSGGLGYARSEVDKWTATVGGAPYDYKGKHLPWAPELTWNLGCGYYHSSGLFGRVDVLGTGEQYFDAENSLRQGAYETVNLRLGYALGDWEFSVWSKNLFDSAYTTKQVQDAAGNVMVEDGDPQTFGATVAWSF